In one window of Micromonospora cathayae DNA:
- a CDS encoding transposase, translated as MALVRVYCGLASADSADRPASASSTLTSAVVDDAGRLLHVCEIGDDPAGYARLVALLVERSGGPSGAAIAADSDDHTVTSLLSAAGRPLAIADDDSVDDFAERFADDDSLEEMQSPPAERRAVGLARALQAGALSAVTLPAPRDLAGYKQVLAAHAALASGRHSAAVALREVLRELYPAALRAYPDPAEPVSLAVLDALPEPGMLGGTIARGRDVSVAADAIAAHLAADGVADAESINEAVTALRVAISETPRRAAVSRALTSAVAETVRQAVAAVRACDAGCDALVGALSARSSAPSPVPGRRAAARRGEPVADLTEVGAGSVGLRAVDPADPQPVPSVGRRSRPEPVSGGGLPTPPRPLGPPPVAPAPVAPPPVAPAPLTPAPLAPAASANPPAGVPGRGDVPGLPHRGETPANRPVSSPPPPPGITPIPPSQRGAIPPAEAGEPFRPTLTTAAINNARAERQRTVIPPRPKTTPDAPTGGFAATDLSVPVPAQRPEQEAPAPGSRANWPLVNNPEDPADSSPRNPVAQSAQDRPDRQIDAPTDPGRADRVTPPWLADDLPPEPPVLRLVETPPAERRPREAAEPPGRNGMAPAARSGDNPSDERTSFIPPINRESRSDRPQGGRELPSPGTDPRLETPPLRLVDGQDPARRPERPAADQRRPEQRRPEHSGVEQRRPEHPAAEQRRPDHPGVEQRRPEHPGVEQRRPERPATEHRRPPVSDENDGDLLIFAQAKSAWFVGHSDENDVDWGTIADTGWQAAEQAARPVMGDATPAGLPRRVPQANLVPGSPLREERPLRIVRDAASLAENTTGYFRGWRRGQEIGGFAVGGRPGREAAGGWDFTRDTGDRDDDREYEYRSAGYRS; from the coding sequence GTGGCGCTCGTGCGCGTGTACTGCGGTCTTGCCTCGGCGGACTCAGCGGACCGACCGGCTTCGGCCAGTTCGACGCTGACGTCCGCTGTGGTCGACGACGCGGGCCGTCTGCTCCACGTCTGCGAGATCGGCGACGATCCGGCCGGCTACGCCCGGCTCGTCGCGCTGCTCGTGGAGCGGTCCGGTGGGCCGAGCGGTGCGGCGATCGCCGCCGACAGTGACGACCACACCGTCACCTCGCTGCTGAGCGCGGCCGGTCGTCCACTGGCCATCGCCGACGACGACTCGGTCGACGACTTCGCCGAGCGGTTCGCCGACGACGACTCGCTGGAGGAGATGCAGTCCCCGCCGGCCGAGCGCCGTGCCGTCGGGCTGGCCCGTGCGCTCCAGGCCGGGGCCCTCTCCGCGGTCACCCTGCCGGCTCCCCGTGACCTGGCCGGCTACAAGCAGGTCCTGGCCGCGCACGCCGCGCTCGCCAGTGGCCGGCACTCGGCCGCCGTGGCGCTGCGCGAGGTGCTGCGGGAGTTGTATCCGGCCGCCCTGCGCGCCTACCCCGACCCGGCCGAGCCGGTCTCGCTGGCCGTGCTCGACGCGCTCCCGGAGCCCGGCATGCTGGGCGGCACCATCGCCCGTGGCCGGGACGTCTCGGTCGCCGCGGACGCCATCGCCGCCCATCTCGCCGCCGACGGGGTGGCCGACGCCGAGTCCATCAACGAGGCGGTGACCGCGCTTCGGGTGGCCATCTCCGAGACGCCCCGCCGGGCCGCGGTCAGCCGTGCGCTGACCTCCGCGGTCGCCGAGACGGTACGCCAGGCCGTCGCCGCCGTCCGGGCCTGCGACGCCGGGTGTGACGCCCTGGTCGGCGCGCTCAGCGCCCGGTCCAGCGCCCCGTCGCCGGTGCCCGGCCGGCGGGCCGCCGCCCGTCGGGGTGAGCCGGTCGCCGACCTCACCGAGGTCGGCGCGGGCAGCGTCGGTCTGCGCGCGGTCGACCCGGCGGATCCGCAGCCGGTGCCCTCGGTCGGGCGTCGTAGCCGGCCGGAGCCGGTCTCCGGTGGTGGGCTGCCCACGCCGCCCCGGCCGCTCGGCCCGCCCCCGGTCGCCCCCGCGCCGGTGGCCCCGCCGCCGGTCGCCCCGGCCCCGCTCACGCCGGCCCCGCTGGCCCCGGCCGCGTCGGCCAACCCGCCGGCCGGCGTACCCGGCCGGGGTGACGTCCCCGGTCTGCCGCACCGGGGCGAGACGCCGGCGAACCGGCCGGTCTCCTCGCCGCCGCCACCGCCGGGGATCACCCCGATCCCGCCGTCCCAGCGCGGCGCCATCCCGCCGGCGGAGGCGGGCGAGCCCTTCCGGCCCACGCTGACCACCGCTGCGATCAACAACGCCCGCGCCGAGCGGCAGCGCACCGTCATCCCGCCGCGCCCGAAGACCACCCCGGACGCCCCGACCGGTGGTTTCGCCGCCACCGACCTGAGCGTCCCGGTGCCCGCCCAGCGCCCCGAGCAGGAGGCCCCGGCACCGGGCTCGCGGGCGAACTGGCCGCTGGTCAACAACCCGGAGGATCCGGCCGACAGTTCGCCCCGGAATCCGGTCGCGCAGTCCGCGCAGGACCGGCCCGACCGGCAGATCGACGCCCCCACCGACCCGGGACGCGCGGACCGGGTCACCCCGCCGTGGCTGGCGGACGACCTGCCGCCGGAACCGCCGGTGCTCCGCCTGGTCGAGACGCCGCCGGCCGAGCGCCGGCCCCGGGAGGCCGCCGAGCCGCCGGGCCGGAACGGGATGGCCCCGGCGGCCCGCAGTGGCGACAACCCGTCCGACGAGCGGACCAGCTTCATCCCGCCGATCAACCGGGAGTCGCGGTCCGACCGCCCGCAGGGTGGCCGGGAGTTGCCGAGCCCCGGCACCGACCCCCGGCTGGAGACCCCGCCGCTGCGGCTGGTCGACGGGCAGGACCCGGCCCGCCGGCCGGAGCGCCCCGCCGCCGACCAGCGTCGGCCTGAGCAGCGTCGACCCGAGCATTCCGGCGTCGAGCAGCGTCGGCCCGAGCATCCGGCCGCCGAGCAGCGTCGACCCGACCATCCCGGCGTCGAACAGCGTCGACCCGAGCACCCCGGCGTCGAACAGCGTCGACCCGAACGGCCGGCCACCGAGCACCGCCGCCCGCCGGTCTCCGACGAGAACGACGGCGACCTGCTGATCTTCGCTCAGGCCAAGTCGGCCTGGTTCGTCGGGCACTCGGACGAGAACGACGTCGACTGGGGCACCATCGCGGACACCGGCTGGCAGGCGGCCGAGCAGGCCGCCCGCCCGGTGATGGGCGACGCGACGCCGGCCGGGCTGCCCCGGCGGGTGCCGCAGGCCAACCTGGTCCCCGGCTCACCGCTGCGCGAGGAGCGTCCGCTGCGGATCGTCCGCGACGCGGCGAGCCTCGCCGAGAACACCACCGGCTACTTCCGCGGCTGGCGTCGCGGGCAGGAGATCGGCGGTTTCGCGGTGGGTGGACGACCGGGCCGGGAGGCCGCCGGCGGTTGGGACTTCACCCGCGACACCGGCGACCGGGACGACGACCGGGAGTACGAGTACCGCTCCGCCGGCTACCGGTCCTGA
- a CDS encoding DNA primase produces MARQSSPRPDADEPQLDESTTPAEPEKVADTADTAAADPDRSLWEELRIDPVEIALPAGTGYTLRAYRPARELTPTDVSERDADDPFLARGRAVDEDEDDDETVVILDEELAEEFAEAEAEDEKSAAKDAKDAKAGKSDDEDEDDDGDEEVPVFLTHRGRLLLFKTPESLVSFVRSGAPNDMSQLDGWNDLAERVEPADIAPLDEDTYELDLVVENLRGGHDTWDATLLIEAGEVARDLAYALRLPAVLDMLSAGSSLDDLDEALRATVDGGIGGFMGRRRLKKIGAQTASLGWRTIVGKISAAVDWRD; encoded by the coding sequence GTGGCCCGCCAGTCGTCCCCACGGCCCGACGCCGACGAGCCCCAGCTCGACGAGTCGACCACACCGGCCGAGCCGGAGAAGGTCGCCGACACCGCCGACACCGCCGCCGCAGATCCCGACCGGTCGCTCTGGGAGGAGCTGCGGATCGACCCGGTCGAGATCGCGCTGCCCGCCGGCACCGGCTACACGCTGCGGGCGTACCGCCCGGCCCGGGAGCTGACCCCGACCGACGTCTCCGAGCGGGACGCCGACGACCCGTTCCTGGCCCGGGGCCGCGCGGTCGACGAGGACGAGGACGACGACGAGACCGTGGTCATCCTCGACGAGGAGCTGGCCGAGGAGTTCGCCGAGGCGGAGGCGGAGGACGAGAAGTCCGCCGCCAAGGACGCCAAGGACGCGAAGGCCGGCAAGAGCGACGACGAGGACGAGGACGACGACGGCGACGAGGAGGTGCCGGTCTTCCTCACCCACCGGGGCCGCCTGCTGCTGTTCAAGACCCCCGAGTCGCTGGTCAGCTTCGTCCGCTCGGGCGCGCCGAACGACATGTCCCAACTGGACGGTTGGAATGATCTGGCCGAACGGGTGGAGCCGGCGGACATCGCCCCGCTGGACGAGGACACCTACGAGCTCGACCTGGTGGTGGAGAACCTGCGGGGCGGGCACGACACCTGGGACGCCACGCTGCTGATCGAGGCCGGCGAGGTGGCCCGTGACCTGGCGTACGCGCTGCGGCTGCCCGCGGTGCTCGACATGCTCTCCGCCGGCTCCAGCCTGGACGACCTGGACGAGGCGCTGCGGGCCACGGTCGACGGCGGTATCGGCGGCTTCATGGGTCGACGCCGGCTCAAGAAGATCGGCGCCCAGACCGCCAGTTTGGGTTGGCGGACCATTGTCGGCAAGATCTCTGCTGCCGTGGACTGGCGCGACTGA
- a CDS encoding PadR family transcriptional regulator produces the protein MKGQTLHGHLDALLLAVLEDGALHGYAIIEALRVRSGGNLDLPTGTTYPALRRLERAGYVASSWHTVNGRERRTYELTDAGRRALDGERAGWREFSSTVGRFLGPDRPSPLTA, from the coding sequence GTGAAGGGCCAGACGCTGCACGGACACCTCGACGCGCTGCTCCTGGCGGTGCTCGAGGACGGCGCGCTACACGGGTACGCGATCATCGAGGCACTCCGGGTCCGCAGCGGCGGCAACCTGGACCTCCCCACCGGCACGACCTATCCGGCGCTGCGCCGGCTGGAGCGGGCCGGCTACGTCGCCAGTTCCTGGCACACCGTCAACGGGCGGGAACGCCGCACGTACGAGCTGACCGATGCGGGCCGGCGGGCGTTGGACGGTGAGCGGGCCGGCTGGCGGGAGTTCAGCTCCACCGTCGGACGGTTCCTCGGCCCCGACCGCCCGTCGCCGCTGACCGCCTGA
- the cydD gene encoding thiol reductant ABC exporter subunit CydD translates to MNRRPFDPRLLRRVPAVRRHLAVLGGLGVLTALLVIAQATALAVLLATAFDGRLHTGALAGLVAAVAARAAVVWAQGTVSARAAATVKATLRADLLGAVGRHGPGWVAGQRAGQLATLAGRGLDALDAYFTGYLPQLVLSVTVPVAVLARLVVADWSSALIIALTLPLIPVFGALLGWQARSATERQWRRLSMLGGHFLDMVAGLATLRAFGRTRAQVDVVRRMADGHRVATMRTLRIAFLSGLVLELVATLSVALVAVPVGIRLLDGGLTLTTALLVLLLTPEAYLPLRAAGARFHASMEGLTALDDAFTVLDAAPPAAVPAATPAGATPAQAGEAPAQGGTAPGFRSEIRFESVSVEYERTTALRDVTLTVRPGDRIAVVGPSGAGKSTLLGLLLGFVTPTSGRVTVDGVDLATVDPATWRRQLAWVPQRAHLFAASLADNIRLGAPDTPPEALAAAVRDAALDEVVDALPDGLGTTLGERGHGLSSGQRQRVALARAFLRDAPIVLLDEPTARLDTAAEVVVLDATRRLVAGRTALLVAHRPALLADADRILRVVDGRVTELTRTGEVVG, encoded by the coding sequence GTGAACCGTCGCCCGTTCGACCCGCGTCTGCTGCGCCGGGTCCCCGCGGTCCGGCGCCACCTCGCCGTGCTCGGTGGACTCGGCGTGCTCACCGCGCTGCTGGTCATCGCCCAGGCCACCGCCCTGGCCGTGCTCCTGGCGACCGCCTTCGACGGGCGGTTGCACACCGGGGCGCTGGCCGGTCTCGTCGCGGCGGTCGCCGCGCGGGCGGCGGTGGTCTGGGCCCAGGGCACGGTGTCGGCGCGGGCGGCGGCGACCGTCAAGGCCACCCTCCGCGCCGACCTGCTCGGCGCGGTCGGGCGGCACGGACCGGGCTGGGTGGCCGGGCAGCGGGCCGGCCAGCTCGCCACCCTGGCCGGACGCGGGCTGGACGCCCTGGACGCCTACTTCACCGGGTACCTCCCCCAGCTCGTGCTGAGCGTGACCGTGCCGGTCGCCGTGCTGGCCCGGCTGGTCGTCGCCGACTGGAGTTCCGCGCTGATCATCGCGCTGACCCTGCCGCTGATCCCGGTCTTCGGGGCGCTGCTCGGCTGGCAGGCCCGGTCGGCCACCGAACGGCAGTGGCGGCGGCTCTCCATGCTCGGCGGGCACTTCCTCGACATGGTGGCCGGGTTGGCCACGCTGCGCGCCTTCGGCCGTACCCGGGCCCAGGTGGACGTGGTGCGGCGGATGGCCGACGGGCACCGGGTCGCCACCATGCGTACCCTGCGCATCGCCTTCCTCTCCGGGCTGGTGCTGGAGCTGGTCGCCACCCTCTCGGTGGCGCTGGTCGCCGTACCGGTGGGCATCCGGCTGCTCGACGGCGGGCTCACCCTCACCACCGCACTGCTGGTGCTGCTGCTCACCCCGGAGGCGTACCTGCCGCTGCGGGCCGCCGGGGCCCGGTTCCACGCCAGCATGGAGGGGCTCACCGCACTGGACGACGCTTTCACGGTGCTGGACGCCGCTCCGCCGGCCGCGGTACCGGCCGCCACGCCGGCCGGGGCGACCCCCGCGCAGGCCGGGGAAGCTCCCGCGCAGGGCGGAACGGCACCCGGCTTCCGGAGCGAGATCAGGTTCGAATCGGTGAGCGTCGAGTACGAGCGGACGACGGCGCTGCGGGACGTCACGCTGACGGTCCGTCCCGGCGACCGGATCGCGGTCGTCGGGCCGAGCGGCGCCGGCAAGAGCACCCTGCTGGGCCTGCTGCTCGGTTTCGTCACCCCGACCAGCGGCCGGGTCACCGTGGACGGCGTCGACCTCGCCACCGTCGACCCGGCAACCTGGCGACGGCAGCTCGCCTGGGTGCCGCAGCGGGCGCACCTCTTCGCGGCCAGCCTCGCCGACAACATCCGCCTCGGCGCACCGGACACGCCACCGGAGGCGCTCGCCGCCGCGGTCCGGGACGCCGCTCTCGACGAGGTGGTCGACGCCCTGCCGGACGGGTTGGGCACCACGCTGGGCGAGCGCGGGCACGGCCTGTCCAGCGGCCAACGGCAGCGGGTGGCGCTGGCCCGGGCGTTCCTCCGGGACGCCCCGATCGTCCTGCTCGACGAACCCACCGCCCGGCTGGACACCGCTGCGGAGGTCGTGGTGCTGGACGCGACCCGACGACTCGTCGCGGGGCGGACCGCCCTGCTGGTGGCACACCGTCCGGCACTGCTCGCCGACGCCGACCGGATCCTGCGGGTGGTCGACGGCCGGGTCACCGAGCTGACCCGTACCGGGGAGGTGGTCGGATGA
- a CDS encoding cytochrome d ubiquinol oxidase subunit II — MELAWYALLGAFFAAYLVLGGYDYGTGLLLARTGDPAARRGLLNAVGPFFLGNEVWLIAAVGILFGAFPILEGELLAGLYPAFAGALTGVILVTAAVQLRSRPASAWARTAWDRVIVVGSALAALGWGAVLAGMLQGVPLNADGRVIGIGHLFTPFAAAAALTMVALVAVHGATFLALRLPADTAGPVAALGRRLVPVALAAVLVTTVVGLLSDRVREATQQPLAALAMPVLLVVALGVALVASARRRPGPAFAATSLALALPVFLVGATLWPNALYSTIDPAASLTVADAAASGPTLRLLSWLTVPLLPALLGFQVMLWWIFRGRIGGRAPVYW; from the coding sequence GTGGAACTCGCCTGGTACGCCCTGCTGGGTGCCTTCTTCGCCGCCTACCTCGTGCTCGGCGGCTACGACTACGGGACGGGCCTGCTGCTGGCCCGCACCGGTGACCCGGCCGCCCGACGCGGCCTGCTCAACGCGGTCGGCCCGTTCTTCCTCGGCAACGAGGTGTGGCTGATCGCCGCCGTCGGCATCCTGTTCGGCGCGTTCCCGATCCTGGAGGGGGAACTGCTCGCCGGCCTCTACCCGGCCTTCGCCGGGGCGCTCACCGGAGTGATCCTGGTCACTGCGGCCGTGCAGTTGCGCAGTCGTCCGGCGAGCGCCTGGGCCCGTACCGCCTGGGACCGGGTGATCGTGGTCGGCTCCGCGCTGGCCGCGCTCGGCTGGGGCGCGGTGCTCGCCGGGATGCTCCAGGGCGTGCCGCTGAACGCCGACGGCCGGGTGATCGGGATCGGTCACCTGTTCACCCCGTTCGCCGCGGCCGCCGCGCTGACCATGGTGGCGCTGGTCGCGGTGCACGGCGCGACCTTCCTCGCGCTGCGGCTGCCCGCCGACACCGCCGGCCCGGTCGCCGCGCTGGGCCGCCGGCTGGTGCCGGTCGCGCTGGCCGCCGTGCTGGTCACCACCGTCGTGGGCCTGCTCTCCGACCGGGTACGCGAGGCGACGCAGCAGCCGCTCGCCGCGCTCGCCATGCCGGTACTGCTGGTGGTGGCCCTCGGGGTGGCCCTGGTCGCCTCCGCCCGCCGCCGGCCCGGACCGGCCTTCGCCGCGACCAGCCTGGCCCTGGCCCTGCCGGTGTTCCTGGTCGGCGCGACGCTGTGGCCCAACGCGCTGTACTCCACCATCGACCCGGCGGCCAGCCTCACCGTCGCCGACGCGGCGGCCAGCGGGCCGACGCTGCGGCTGCTGTCCTGGCTGACGGTGCCCCTCCTGCCGGCCCTACTAGGCTTCCAGGTGATGTTGTGGTGGATCTTCCGGGGACGGATCGGCGGCAGGGCACCGGTGTACTGGTGA
- a CDS encoding cytochrome ubiquinol oxidase subunit I, translating into MDPLLLARLQFATTTSIHFLFVLVTLGLITLLVYLQTAWMITKKPVYERLTRFWGTLYVINYVLGIAAGVVMEFQFGLNWSGLSKYVGNVFGAPLAIETLTAFFLESTFLGMWIFGWHRLRRGVHLALLWGVALTAYVSAFWIMAGNAWMQNPVGYEMRNGIAHLTDFSALVTNPAFGMAFVHTMFAALVTGGILMAAVSAWHLIRRTEDYEFFRKSLRIGLVTAALTVGPLLHFGFVQLVDMARLQPTKYGTPEEKAAKLAEFTGTFGPGDYEPPTAALSSLSFMFVIGFVLVLVCLQFLLLPKDLLIRLRFPLWIILFALPLPFVAAILGWLAREIGRQPWAVYGLLPVDDAVSPVSGGVMLTSFLGFTLLLGTLAVTNWILIAKHAARGAHDDLALGRPPEQPDPSTDRPEPAFA; encoded by the coding sequence ATGGACCCCCTGCTGTTAGCCCGTCTGCAGTTCGCCACCACGACCTCGATCCACTTCCTGTTCGTCCTGGTGACACTCGGCTTGATCACGTTACTCGTCTATCTCCAGACGGCGTGGATGATCACGAAGAAACCGGTCTACGAACGACTGACCCGGTTCTGGGGCACCCTGTACGTGATCAACTACGTCCTCGGCATCGCCGCCGGGGTGGTGATGGAGTTCCAGTTCGGGCTGAACTGGAGCGGCCTGTCGAAGTACGTCGGCAACGTCTTCGGCGCGCCGCTGGCCATCGAGACGCTCACCGCCTTCTTCCTCGAGTCCACCTTCCTCGGCATGTGGATCTTCGGCTGGCACCGGCTGCGTCGGGGCGTACACCTGGCGCTGCTCTGGGGCGTCGCGCTCACCGCGTACGTCTCGGCGTTCTGGATCATGGCCGGTAACGCCTGGATGCAGAACCCGGTCGGGTACGAGATGCGCAACGGCATCGCCCACCTCACCGACTTCTCCGCCCTGGTCACCAACCCCGCCTTCGGGATGGCCTTCGTGCACACGATGTTCGCCGCCCTGGTCACCGGCGGCATCCTGATGGCCGCGGTCAGCGCCTGGCACCTGATCCGGCGCACCGAGGACTACGAGTTCTTCCGCAAGTCACTGCGGATCGGCCTGGTCACCGCCGCGCTCACCGTCGGCCCGCTGCTGCACTTCGGCTTCGTCCAACTCGTCGACATGGCCCGGCTCCAGCCGACCAAGTACGGCACCCCGGAGGAGAAGGCCGCCAAGCTCGCCGAGTTCACCGGCACCTTCGGTCCGGGCGACTACGAACCGCCGACCGCCGCGCTGAGCAGCCTCAGCTTCATGTTCGTCATCGGCTTCGTACTGGTGCTGGTCTGCCTCCAGTTCCTGCTGCTGCCGAAGGACCTGCTGATCCGACTGCGCTTCCCGCTCTGGATCATCCTGTTCGCGCTGCCGCTGCCGTTCGTGGCGGCCATCCTCGGCTGGCTGGCCCGCGAGATCGGCCGCCAACCCTGGGCGGTGTACGGGCTGCTCCCCGTCGACGACGCGGTCAGCCCGGTCAGCGGCGGCGTCATGCTCACCTCCTTCCTCGGCTTCACCCTGCTGCTCGGCACCCTCGCCGTCACCAACTGGATCCTGATCGCCAAGCACGCCGCCCGGGGCGCGCACGACGACCTGGCCCTCGGCCGCCCACCGGAGCAGCCGGACCCCAGCACCGACCGTCCCGAACCCGCCTTCGCCTGA